One Salarias fasciatus unplaced genomic scaffold, fSalaFa1.1, whole genome shotgun sequence DNA segment encodes these proteins:
- the exd2 gene encoding exonuclease 3'-5' domain-containing protein 2, whose product MSHRGPAAVLTAVLGAALGGLLLWRAYRTRKRPPFDQEAAEPAEAPPTADSRCRRASRRPPPLHFLSSDQLLGVKPVVVSCEDDWQRLWPLVQEDLSVFPVLGLDCEWVSVKGRPSTVSLLQMSSYSGLCVLVRLLAFWSGRHAFPASLTDVLRDPRVFKVGVGCYEDGKRLTRDYGLSLSCTVDLRYLALRQRRASLDNGLSLKSLAADLLDVSLDKSLELRCSDWEADQLTAEQMSYAARDAQVSMALFLHLLGLKPDTGLAPSDGSSYSELASRCQGLVDVPFRGRGDGDGREKRRPPPACTVPASGDEQTPDPRRNKRKPLGVGYSARKSPLYDNCFLHAPDGQPLCTCDKKKAKWYLDKGIGVLRSEEPFVVQLLFEPSGRPDSQQDYYLTAKENLCVVCGKVDSYIRKNIVPHEYRRHFPTEMKDHNSHDILLLCTACHAASNVHDGVLKQRLAEEFAAPQGCEEGVRLLEDPERRRVRSAARALLTAGEGLPERRRDELTALIRDFLDVSPDRQLDAQALQQAADLETRIWNEAYVPHGLKVVRAQAARGLRGLMELERRWRQHFLDSMRPQHLPPRWAVDHNHAKLLRKHGEDLPVQLH is encoded by the exons ATGTCTCATCGAGGACCTGCCGCCGTCCTGACGGCGGTGCTGGGGGCCGCcctgggggggctgctgctctgGCGGGCGTATCGGACCAGGAAGAGGCCGCCTTTCGACCAGGAGGCGGCCGAACCCGCGGAGGCTCCGCCCACGGCGGACAGTCGGTGCCGGCGGGCGTCCCGGCGGCCCCCcccgctccacttcctgtcctcagaccaGCTGCTGGGGGTGAAGCCGGTGGTGGTGAGCTGCGAGGACGACTGGCAGCGGCTCTGGCCCCTGGTCCAGGAGGACCTGTCCGTCTTCCCCGTGCTGGGCCTGGACTGCGAATGG GTGTCGGTGAAGGGACGGCCGTCCACCGTGTCCCTGCTGCAGATGTCTTCGTACTCGGGCCTGTGCGTCCTGGTCCGGCTGCTGGCCTTCTGGAGCGGACGCCACGCCTTCCCCGCCTCTCTGACGGACGTCCTCCGAGACCCGCGCGTTTTTAAAGTGGGCGTCGGCTGTTACGAGGACGGCAAGCGTCTGACGCGGGACTAcggtctgtctctgtcctgcacGGTGGACCTGCGGTACCTGGCCCTGAGGCAGAG GCGGGCCTCGCTGGACAACGGGCTGAGTCTGAAGTCTCTGGCGGCCGACCTGCTGGACGTGTCTCTGGACAAGTCTCTGGAGCTGCGCTGCAGCGACTGGGAGGCCGACCAGCTGACTGCGGAGCAG ATGTCCTACGCCGCCAGAGACGCGCAGGTGTCCATGGCgctcttcctccatctcctcggCCTCAAACCCGACACCGGGCTCGCTCCTTCCGACGGGAGCTCGTACTCTGAGCTGGCCTCCCGCTGCCAGGGCCTGGTGGACGTGCCCTTCCGGGGCCGAGGGGACGGGGACGGCAGAGAGAAGAGGCGGCCGCCGCCGGCTTGCACGGTTCCGGCGTCCGGAGACGAGCAAACCCCGGACCCCCGGAGGAACAAGCGGAAGCCGCTGGGCGTGGGCTACTCGGCCAG GAAGTCTCCTCTCTACGACAACTGCTTCCTGCACGCTCCTGACGGCCAGCCGCTCTGCACCTGCGACAAGAAGAAGGCCAAGTGGTACCTGGACAAAGGAATTGGAG TGCTGAGGAGCGAGGAGCCCTTCgtggtgcagctgctgttcgAGCCGTCCGGCCGGCCCGACTCCCAGCAGGACTACTACCTGACGGCCAAGGAGAACCTGTGTGTGGTCTGCGGGAAGGTGGACTCCTACATCAG AAAGAACATCGTTCCTCATGAGTACCGGCGCCATTTCCccacggagatgaaggaccacAACTCTCACGACATCCTGCTGCTGTGCACGGCCTGCCACGCCGCGTCCAACGTGCACGACGGCGTCCTGAAGCAGCGGCTGGCCGAGGAGTTCGCCGCCCCTCAGGGCTGCGAGGAGGGCGTCCGCCTGCTGGAGGACCCGGAGCGCCGCCGGGTGCGGTCGGCGGCCCGGGCCCTGCTgacggcgggggaggggctgccGGAGCGGCGTCGGGACGAGCTGACGGCCTTGATCAGGGACTTCCTGGACGTGAGCCCGGACCGGCAGCTGGACGCCCAGGCCCTGCAGCAGGCCGCCGACCTGGAGACCAG gatCTGGAACGAGGCCTACGTGCCTCACGGCCTGAAGGTGGTCCGGGCCCAGGCGGCGCGGGGTCTGCGGGGCCTGATGGAGCTGGAGCGGCGCTGGAGGCAGCACTTCCTGGACAGCATGCGGCCGCAGCACCTGCCCCCCCGCTGGGCCGTGGACCACAACCACGCCAAGCTGCTGCGCAAGCACGGGGAGGACCTGCCGGTGCAGCTgcactga